A single genomic interval of Helianthus annuus cultivar XRQ/B chromosome 13, HanXRQr2.0-SUNRISE, whole genome shotgun sequence harbors:
- the LOC110897752 gene encoding caltractin, producing MGVYGEQSRREKPRGRNHGLTQQKRQEIKEAFELFDTDGSGTIDAKELNVAMRALGFEMTEEQINQMIADVDKDGSGAIDFDEFVYMMTAKIGERDSKQELTKAFQIIDQDKNGKISIQDIKNIAKELGEHFTDAEINEMVEEADRDRDGEVSVEEFMRMMKRTSYGY from the exons ATG GGAGTTTACGGAGAACAATCCcggagagaaaagcccagaggtCGTAATCATGGGTTAACTCAGCAGAAACGGCAAGAGATCAAAGAAGCATTTGAGCTATTCGATACCGATGGATCTG GGACCATTGATGCCAAGGAGTTGAATGTTGCCATGAG GGCCCTTGGTTTTGAAATGACAGAGGAG CAAATTAATCAAATGATCGCTGATGTGGACAAAGATGGCAGCGGTGCAATTGATTTCGATGAATTTGTATACATGATGACTGCCAAAATCGGTGAACGGGACAGCAAACAAGAGCTTACAAAAGCATTCCAGATCATCGACCAAGATAAAAAT GGGAAGATATCAATTCAAGATATCAAGAATATTGCTAAGGAACTTGGTGAACATTTCACTGATGCAGAGATCAATGAGATGGTGGAGGAAGCAGATCGTGACC GTGATGGAGAAGTTAGTGTGGAGGAATTCATGAGAATGATGAAGAGGACTTCATATGGATACTAG